AACCCTGGCCATCTTGGGGTTAATTGCCGGTGGCGTGGGCCGTGTCTATGGTCAAGTCGGGTGGGGGCTGCCCATTCTCGTTAGCGTGGTGGCGATTCTCATGGGGTTGAATCTCTTGCAGGCTCTGCCCTTACCGCTGCCATCCCTGGGCAATCTCACCTTTCTAGAGCAGGAAATTCCCGTGGGGGTAAAAGCCTATCTCTTGGGGTTGACCTTTGGGGTGGTGGCCTCTCCCTGCAGTACGCCGGTATTGGCCACCCTGCTGGCCTGGATCGCTAGCACGGAAAAGCCCTTGCTCGGCGGCATTTTCCTGTTAACCTACACTATCGGCTATGTGTTTCCCGTGCTCCTAGCGGGCACTTTCACCGCCACCCTGAAGCAACTCCTGCAGCTACGGCGATGGTCTGGCTGGATTACCCCCACCAGTGGGGTATTGCTGGTCGGGTTTGGGGTCTTTTCCCTGCTGCTACGGTTGCTTCCCACTGCCCTGGCCTGATATTCGGCCCTTACCCAGACACTAGACTATGGCATCGGAGGCTTCTTTCATGACGGTTGGCTGGCAAGCTCTGAAGCGATACATTCAACGAGATCTGCTGCCCCTGCTGGCAGATCTGCGCCTGGCCATCGGCCTCTTGTTAGCCATCGC
This portion of the Halomicronema hongdechloris C2206 genome encodes:
- a CDS encoding cytochrome c biogenesis protein CcdA is translated as MLETLQTDLYSLSLWADHQVAEQLAHVSGLSLGILLLAGLLTSLSPCMLSMLPIMVGYMGGYDAKHRGQALLQASGFALGLATTLAILGLIAGGVGRVYGQVGWGLPILVSVVAILMGLNLLQALPLPLPSLGNLTFLEQEIPVGVKAYLLGLTFGVVASPCSTPVLATLLAWIASTEKPLLGGIFLLTYTIGYVFPVLLAGTFTATLKQLLQLRRWSGWITPTSGVLLVGFGVFSLLLRLLPTALA